One Glycine max cultivar Williams 82 chromosome 3, Glycine_max_v4.0, whole genome shotgun sequence DNA window includes the following coding sequences:
- the LOC100789486 gene encoding UPF0481 protein At3g47200 has product MEEEANHHAIDISNIIDRERLASMELKISENPKFLCKAAGKRSCCIFRVPQSLVEVNGKAYQPRIVSIGPYHRNQPRLNMIEEHKWRYLGSLLSRTNTIGFVLEDLFKAIAPLESEARECYSETINLDSHDFIQMMILDGCFIIELFRKVARLVPFEREDPLLTMVWILPFFYRDFLKLENQIPFFILNQLYQVTKLPGEKSTPTLSTLALLFFNNSLQKPDESLQNDVQGKHLLDLVRSSFIPKNDEETEPRKRVMTPTHVILCVSKLRRAGIKINPSKESESFLNVKFRRGVIEMPSLTVDDFMSSFLLNCVALEQCYSGCSKHFTAYITLLDCLVNTYRDVEYLCDRNVVENHLGTEGEVASFINNAGKDVAVDLDLCYLSLLFNDVHKYYINSWHVQWASFKHTYFDTPWSFISLLAASILLLLTVAQTYFSASQYFHQT; this is encoded by the coding sequence ATGGAGGAAGAAGCCAATCACCACGCAATAGACATCTCAAATATAATAGACAGAGAGAGGCTTGCTTCGATGGAGCTCAAGATTTCGGAGAATCCCAAGTTTCTATGCAAAGCCGCGGGGAAGAGATCTTGCTGCATCTTCCGGGTCCCACAGAGCCTAGTTGAGGTAAACGGAAAAGCTTATCAACCTCGTATCGTGTCGATAGGACCATATCACCGTAACCAACCTCGCCTCAACATGATCGAGGAGCACAAGTGGCGTTACCTCGGTTCCCTTCTCTCCAGAACAAACACCATCGGTTTCGTTCTAGAAGATTTGTTCAAAGCCATTGCACCCTTAGAATCCGAAGCCAGAGAGTGCTACTCCGAAACCATCAACCTCGACTCTCACGACTTCATCCAAATGATGATCCTCGATGGCTGCTTCATCATTGAGCTCTTTCGCAAAGTCGCCAGATTAGTACCCTTTGAACGCGAAGACCCTCTTCTCACCATGGTGTGGATATTACCCTTCTTTTACAGAGACTTTCTCAAGCTTGAAAATCAAATCCCCTTTTTCATTCTGAACCAGTTATACCAAGTTACAAAACTACCCGGAGAAAAGTCAACGCCAACACTGTCAACTCTCGCGTTGCTCTTCTTCAACAACTCGTTGCAAAAGCCAGACGAATCCTTGCAAAACGACGTGCAGGGAAAGCATTTACTTGACTTGGTTCGTTCGAGTTTCATTCCCAAAAACGATGAAGAAACAGAGCCACGAAAAAGAGTCATGACGCCAACGCACGTGATCCTCTGCGTGTCGAAGCTTCGTCGCGCAGGGATTAAAATTAATCCAAGCAAGGAAAGTGAGAGTTTTCTGAACGTGAAGTTCAGGCGCGGCGTGATTGAAATGCCAAGCCTTACGGTGGATGATTTCATGAGCTCTTTTTTGCTGAACTGCGTTGCGTTAGAGCAGTGCTACAGCGGTTGCTCGAAGCACTTCACTGCCTATATTACCCTCTTGGACTGTCTCGTAAACACGTATAGGGACGTTGAGTATTTGTGCGATCGGAACGTGGTTGAGAACCACCTTGGGACGGAGGGGGAAGTTGCAAGCTTCATAAACAACGCGGGAAAGGATGTGGCGGTTGATTTGGACTTGTGTTACTTGTCACTATTGTTCAATGATGTtcacaaatattatataaatagttGGCATGTTCAGTGGGCTAGCTTCAAGCACACTTACTTTGATACGCCCTGGTCCTTCATCTCGCTTCTCGCCGCCTCCATTTTGCTGCTTCTTACCGTGGCTCAGACTTACTTTTCGGCTTCTCAGTATTTTCATCAGACTTAA